Proteins from a genomic interval of Streptococcus sp. D7B5:
- a CDS encoding adenine phosphoribosyltransferase: MNLKDYIATIENYPKEGITFRDISPLMADGNAYSYAVREIVQYATDKKIDMIVGPEARGFIVGCPVAFELGIGFAPVRKPGKLPREVISADYEKEYGIDTLTMHADAIKPGQRVLIVDDLLATGGTVKATIEMIERLGGVVAGCAFLIELDELKGREKIGDYDYKVLMHY; the protein is encoded by the coding sequence ATGAATTTAAAAGATTATATCGCAACGATTGAAAATTATCCTAAGGAAGGTATTACCTTCCGTGATATCAGCCCTTTGATGGCAGATGGAAATGCTTATAGCTATGCTGTTCGTGAAATTGTTCAGTATGCAACTGATAAGAAAATCGACATGATTGTTGGGCCAGAGGCTCGTGGATTTATTGTTGGCTGCCCAGTTGCTTTTGAGTTGGGAATTGGCTTTGCACCTGTTCGTAAACCAGGGAAATTGCCACGTGAAGTCATTTCTGCTGACTATGAGAAAGAGTACGGTATTGATACCTTGACCATGCATGCTGATGCGATCAAGCCAGGCCAACGTGTTCTCATCGTAGATGATCTCTTGGCAACAGGTGGAACTGTCAAGGCAACAATTGAGATGATTGAAAGACTTGGTGGAGTTGTAGCCGGTTGTGCTTTCTTGATTGAGTTGGATGAGCTTAAAGGCCGTGAAAAAATCGGAGATTACGATTACAAGGTACTTATGCATTATTAA
- a CDS encoding Pr6Pr family membrane protein yields the protein MKLNYKFIFYSRVLLFLAAFTGVYLEITKHGGFGMLLYYTVLSNLLVTIFTGYLLRVMSRSGENWQSPTLLRLKGGVTMSIMITCVIYHFMLAPIATDFYRVENFLCHYIVPLWFLADTLFFDKQGQYKIWDPVLWTILPLVYMIFALFNGLVLKLNIPNSKDNPFPYFFLNVNKGWDVVIKWCLIIFAAYMVAGFIFYLIKQIKRK from the coding sequence ATGAAACTGAATTATAAATTTATCTTTTATAGTCGTGTGCTCTTGTTCTTAGCGGCATTTACAGGAGTTTATTTAGAGATTACCAAGCACGGTGGCTTTGGTATGCTCCTTTACTACACAGTGTTGTCCAATCTTTTGGTAACGATTTTCACGGGTTATCTGCTCCGTGTGATGAGCCGTTCAGGTGAAAATTGGCAAAGTCCGACCTTGCTTCGTCTCAAGGGTGGTGTTACCATGAGTATCATGATTACCTGTGTGATTTACCATTTTATGCTTGCTCCGATCGCGACAGACTTTTACCGAGTGGAAAATTTCCTTTGCCACTATATCGTTCCACTCTGGTTTTTAGCCGACACCCTCTTCTTTGATAAACAGGGTCAATACAAGATATGGGATCCAGTCTTGTGGACCATCTTGCCCTTGGTTTATATGATTTTTGCCTTGTTTAACGGCCTGGTCTTAAAACTCAATATTCCGAATTCCAAGGACAATCCCTTCCCTTATTTCTTTTTAAATGTGAACAAGGGTTGGGACGTGGTTATCAAATGGTGTTTGATCATTTTTGCGGCGTATATGGTTGCAGGCTTCATCTTCTATCTGATCAAGCAAATCAAGCGAAAATAG
- a CDS encoding DnaD domain-containing protein, whose protein sequence is MTYFDAFKSGNLVLPSALLLHFKELFPSSEDFLVWQFFYLQNTTALGDVSPSQIAEIIGKEVADVNQSISNLTENGLLQYRTIELNGEIELIFDASLAFERLDSLLDSQTPATTVPNPQNQLKDLVETFQQELGRLLTPFEIEDLSKTVKEDGVKADLIKEALREAVLNGKPNWKYIQAILRNWRHEGIQSVTQVEAKRAEREVNNPKQVQASADFLDAMNLWQD, encoded by the coding sequence ATGACATATTTTGACGCTTTTAAATCAGGGAACTTGGTTTTGCCAAGTGCCCTTCTCTTGCATTTTAAGGAACTCTTTCCTTCCAGCGAAGATTTTCTGGTCTGGCAATTTTTCTATTTACAAAATACCACAGCCCTAGGAGATGTTTCGCCTAGTCAGATTGCTGAAATCATTGGGAAAGAGGTGGCAGATGTCAACCAATCTATTTCGAATTTGACTGAAAATGGCTTGCTACAATATCGAACCATTGAACTAAACGGGGAAATTGAGCTGATTTTTGATGCTAGTTTGGCTTTTGAACGCTTGGATAGCTTACTAGATAGCCAAACTCCAGCTACAACAGTCCCAAACCCGCAGAATCAGTTGAAGGATCTGGTTGAAACTTTTCAGCAGGAATTGGGACGCTTATTAACACCATTTGAAATCGAAGACCTTTCTAAGACTGTCAAAGAAGACGGAGTTAAGGCGGATTTGATCAAGGAAGCTCTCCGAGAGGCCGTTCTCAATGGCAAGCCAAACTGGAAATATATTCAGGCAATCCTACGAAACTGGCGCCATGAAGGTATTCAGTCTGTGACTCAGGTAGAGGCCAAACGAGCAGAGCGAGAAGTCAACAATCCCAAACAAGTTCAGGCTTCGGCTGATTTCCTCGATGCCATGAATTTGTGGCAAGATTAG
- the rplA gene encoding 50S ribosomal protein L1, whose protein sequence is MAKKSKQLRAALEKIDSTKAYSVEEAVALAKETNFAKFDATVEVAYNLNIDVKKADQQIRGAMVLPNGTGKTARVLVFARGAKAEEAKAAGADFVGEDDLVAKINDGWLDFDVVIATPDMMALVGRLGRVLGPRNLMPNPKTGTVTMDVAKAVEESKGGKITYRADRAGIVQAIIGKVSFEADKLVENFKAFNETIQKAKPATAKGTYVTSLTITTTQGVGIKVDVNSL, encoded by the coding sequence ATGGCTAAAAAAAGCAAACAACTTCGTGCTGCTCTTGAGAAAATCGACAGCACAAAAGCGTACAGCGTAGAAGAAGCTGTAGCTCTTGCAAAAGAAACTAACTTTGCAAAATTTGATGCAACTGTAGAAGTTGCTTACAACTTGAACATTGACGTTAAAAAAGCTGACCAACAAATCCGTGGAGCAATGGTATTGCCAAACGGTACTGGTAAAACAGCTCGCGTTCTTGTATTTGCACGTGGTGCAAAAGCTGAAGAAGCAAAAGCTGCTGGTGCAGACTTCGTTGGTGAAGACGACCTAGTTGCTAAAATCAACGACGGTTGGTTGGACTTCGACGTAGTTATCGCAACACCTGATATGATGGCTCTTGTTGGACGTCTTGGACGTGTCCTTGGACCACGTAACTTGATGCCAAACCCTAAAACTGGTACTGTAACAATGGATGTTGCTAAAGCAGTTGAAGAGTCTAAAGGTGGTAAAATCACTTACCGTGCAGACCGTGCAGGTATCGTACAAGCTATCATCGGTAAAGTTTCATTTGAAGCTGACAAGTTGGTTGAAAACTTCAAAGCATTCAACGAAACAATCCAAAAAGCGAAACCAGCTACTGCTAAAGGAACTTACGTAACAAGCTTGACTATCACAACTACTCAAGGTGTTGGTATCAAGGTTGACGTGAACTCACTTTAA
- a CDS encoding Xaa-Pro peptidase family protein: protein MSKLQQIVTYLESEKLDVAVVSDPVTINYLTGFYSDPHERQMFLFVLADREPLLFVPALEVERATSTVSFPVVGYVDSENPWQKIKNALPQHDFKRVAVEFDNLILTKYHGLKTVFETAEFENLTPLIQRMRLIKSADEVQKMMVAGLYADKAVKVGFDNISLDKTETDIIAQIDFALKREGYEMSFDTMVLTGDNAANPHGIPGANKVEKDALLLFDLGVMVNGYASDMTRTVAVGKPDQFKKDIYNLTLEAQQAALDFIKPGVTAHEVDRAAREVIEKAGYGEYFNHRLGHGIGMDVHEFPSIMEGNDMVIEEGMCFSVEPGIYIPGKVGVRIEDCGVVTKDGFDLFTSTSKDLLYFD, encoded by the coding sequence ATGTCTAAATTACAACAAATCGTAACATATCTTGAATCAGAAAAACTAGACGTCGCTGTCGTATCTGACCCCGTCACTATTAATTACCTCACTGGTTTTTACAGTGATCCCCATGAACGCCAAATGTTCCTCTTTGTCCTAGCGGACCGGGAACCTCTCCTTTTTGTCCCAGCCCTTGAAGTGGAGCGTGCAACCAGCACTGTTTCCTTCCCAGTAGTGGGCTATGTGGATTCTGAAAATCCATGGCAAAAAATCAAAAACGCTTTGCCTCAGCACGACTTCAAACGTGTTGCTGTTGAGTTTGACAATCTCATCTTGACCAAATACCATGGCTTGAAAACAGTTTTTGAAACTGCTGAGTTTGAAAATCTCACTCCTCTCATCCAACGCATGCGCCTCATCAAATCAGCTGATGAAGTGCAAAAAATGATGGTTGCAGGGCTCTATGCTGATAAAGCTGTAAAAGTTGGTTTTGACAATATCTCTCTTGATAAAACAGAGACAGATATCATTGCCCAAATCGACTTCGCCTTAAAACGTGAAGGCTATGAAATGAGTTTTGATACCATGGTATTGACTGGTGATAATGCTGCAAATCCACACGGAATTCCTGGTGCAAACAAGGTCGAAAAAGACGCCCTTCTCCTCTTTGACCTGGGTGTTATGGTCAATGGCTACGCATCAGATATGACTCGTACAGTCGCTGTCGGCAAACCAGACCAATTCAAGAAAGATATTTACAACTTGACCCTTGAAGCCCAACAAGCTGCTCTTGACTTTATCAAACCTGGTGTGACTGCTCATGAAGTAGACCGCGCTGCCCGTGAAGTCATCGAAAAAGCTGGTTACGGTGAGTACTTTAACCACCGTCTCGGTCACGGTATCGGTATGGATGTCCACGAATTCCCATCTATCATGGAAGGAAATGACATGGTCATCGAAGAAGGCATGTGCTTCTCTGTTGAACCAGGTATCTATATCCCTGGTAAAGTCGGCGTTCGTATCGAAGACTGTGGTGTTGTTACCAAGGATGGCTTTGACCTCTTTACAAGCACCAGCAAAGACTTGCTTTATTTTGATTAA
- a CDS encoding bifunctional hydroxymethylpyrimidine kinase/phosphomethylpyrimidine kinase, giving the protein MKNNRILALSGNDIFSGGGLSADLATYTLNGLHGFVAVTCLTALTEKGFEVFPTDDAIFQHELDSLRDVEFAGIKIGLLPTVSVAEKALNFIKQRPGVPVVLDPVLVCKETHDVAVSELCQELIRFFPHVSVITPNLPEAELLAGQEIKTLEDMKVAAQKLHDLGAPAVIIKGGNRLSQDKAVDVFYDGQNFTVLENPVIQGQNAGAGCTFASSIASHLVKGDELLPAIESSKAFVYRAIAQADQYGVRQYEANQNN; this is encoded by the coding sequence ATGAAGAATAATCGTATTTTAGCCCTTTCTGGGAATGATATTTTTAGTGGTGGTGGTTTGTCAGCTGATTTGGCTACCTATACCTTGAACGGCTTGCATGGCTTTGTAGCAGTGACTTGTTTGACGGCCTTGACTGAAAAGGGCTTTGAAGTCTTTCCAACTGACGATGCCATTTTTCAACATGAATTGGATAGCTTGCGTGATGTGGAATTTGCAGGGATTAAGATTGGTCTTCTCCCTACTGTCAGTGTGGCTGAGAAAGCCTTGAACTTTATCAAGCAACGTCCAGGAGTGCCTGTGGTATTGGATCCCGTCTTGGTCTGCAAGGAAACGCACGATGTGGCTGTCAGTGAACTCTGTCAAGAGTTGATTCGCTTTTTCCCTCATGTCAGTGTGATTACGCCTAATCTTCCTGAAGCAGAATTATTAGCTGGTCAGGAAATTAAAACCTTGGAAGACATGAAGGTTGCAGCGCAGAAATTGCATGATTTAGGAGCGCCAGCAGTCATTATCAAGGGAGGCAATCGCCTTAGTCAGGACAAGGCTGTGGATGTCTTTTATGATGGACAAAATTTTACAGTTCTAGAAAATCCTGTCATTCAAGGTCAAAATGCTGGTGCAGGTTGTACCTTTGCCTCAAGCATCGCCAGTCACTTGGTTAAAGGTGATGAACTTTTACCAGCAATAGAAAGTTCTAAAGCTTTCGTTTACCGTGCTATTGCACAAGCAGATCAATATGGAGTAAGACAATATGAAGCAAACCAAAACAACTAA
- the metA gene encoding homoserine O-succinyltransferase has protein sequence MPIRIDKKLPAVEILRTENIFVMDDQRAAHQDIRPLKILILNLMPQKMVTETQLLRHLANTPLQLDIDFLYMETHRSKTTRAEHMETFYKTFPEVKDDFFDGMIITGAPVEHLPFEEVDYWEEFKQVIEWSKTHVFSTLHICWGAQAGLYVRYGVEKHQMDRKLSGIYPQDTLKEGHLLFRGFDDRYVAPHSRHTEILKEEILNKTNLEILSEGPEVGVSILASRDLREIYSFGHLEYDRDTLAREYFRDYEAGLNPHIPENYFKNDDVNETPCLCWSSSAALFFSNWVNYAVYQETPFDWRKVEDDAAAFGYL, from the coding sequence ATGCCGATTCGAATTGATAAAAAATTACCAGCTGTGGAGATTTTAAGGACAGAAAATATCTTTGTTATGGACGACCAACGGGCTGCTCATCAGGATATTCGCCCCTTGAAGATTTTGATTTTAAATCTCATGCCTCAAAAAATGGTAACAGAAACGCAACTCTTGCGACATTTGGCTAATACCCCTTTGCAATTAGATATTGATTTCTTATATATGGAAACACATCGTTCCAAGACAACTCGTGCCGAACATATGGAAACATTCTATAAGACCTTTCCAGAGGTCAAGGATGACTTTTTTGATGGAATGATTATCACAGGAGCACCAGTGGAGCATTTGCCTTTTGAGGAGGTAGATTACTGGGAAGAATTCAAGCAGGTCATCGAATGGTCCAAGACGCATGTTTTTTCAACCCTCCATATCTGTTGGGGAGCACAAGCAGGTCTTTATGTTCGCTATGGCGTTGAAAAGCACCAGATGGATCGGAAACTATCAGGTATTTACCCACAGGACACCTTGAAAGAAGGGCACCTTCTTTTTAGAGGTTTTGATGATCGCTATGTAGCTCCTCATTCTCGTCATACTGAGATTTTAAAAGAAGAAATCTTAAACAAGACCAATCTGGAGATTCTGTCAGAAGGTCCTGAGGTTGGGGTTTCTATCCTAGCTAGTCGAGATTTGCGTGAGATTTATAGTTTTGGTCATTTGGAGTACGATCGTGACACTTTGGCAAGAGAGTATTTTCGTGATTATGAGGCGGGACTCAACCCTCATATCCCAGAGAACTACTTTAAAAATGATGATGTAAATGAGACGCCTTGTCTCTGTTGGTCTTCATCAGCTGCCCTCTTTTTCAGTAATTGGGTAAACTATGCAGTTTATCAAGAAACCCCTTTTGACTGGAGAAAGGTAGAGGATGATGCGGCTGCATTTGGATATCTATAA
- the truA gene encoding tRNA pseudouridine(38-40) synthase TruA — MTRYKAIISYDGYGFAGFQRQPHARSVQEEIEKTLTRLNKGQAITVHGAGRTDSGVHALSQVIHFDLPYQMDEEKLRFALDTQSPEDIDVISIEIVADDFHCRYAKHSKTYEFIVDRGRPKNPMRRHYATHFPYPLDVERMQMAIKKLEGTHDFTGFTASGTSVEDKVRTITEASLSVDETGQFLTFSFSGNGFLYKQIRNMVGTLLKIGNNRMPVEQIDLILEKKDRQLAGPTAAPNGLYLKEIRYEE; from the coding sequence ATGACAAGATATAAAGCAATCATTTCCTATGATGGTTATGGCTTTGCCGGTTTTCAGCGCCAGCCTCATGCGAGGAGCGTTCAAGAGGAAATTGAGAAAACCTTAACGAGACTCAATAAGGGGCAAGCCATCACTGTTCACGGTGCTGGTAGGACGGATAGTGGGGTTCATGCTCTTAGTCAGGTTATTCATTTTGACCTGCCCTATCAGATGGATGAGGAAAAACTCCGTTTTGCTCTGGATACCCAGTCTCCAGAAGATATTGATGTGATTTCAATTGAGATTGTGGCAGATGATTTTCATTGCCGTTATGCCAAGCACAGCAAGACCTATGAGTTTATCGTGGATAGAGGACGTCCCAAAAATCCTATGCGTCGTCACTACGCTACTCACTTTCCCTATCCGCTCGACGTGGAGCGGATGCAGATGGCAATCAAAAAGCTAGAGGGAACTCATGATTTTACCGGCTTTACAGCATCTGGAACCAGTGTAGAGGACAAGGTTCGAACCATTACAGAAGCCAGTCTTAGTGTTGATGAGACAGGGCAGTTTTTGACCTTTAGCTTTTCAGGGAATGGTTTCTTGTATAAGCAGATTCGCAATATGGTGGGAACGCTGCTCAAAATCGGAAATAATCGAATGCCAGTTGAGCAGATTGACTTGATCTTAGAAAAAAAAGATAGACAGCTAGCAGGTCCAACGGCTGCACCGAATGGCTTGTATTTAAAGGAGATTCGTTATGAAGAATAA
- a CDS encoding MFS transporter, translating to MKQYLERASILALSLVLITSFSISSALPAMFDYYQGYSKEQIELLVSLPSFGIMIMLVLNGVLERLFSERLQISLGLLILSIGGTAPFWYQDYNFVFAMRILFGLGVGMINAKAISIISERYHGKTRIQMLGLRGSAEVVGASILTLVVGQLLSLGWTVTFLAYSAGFLVLILYLLFVPYGKEKKETKKKETETTRLTGQMKGLIFLLAVEAAVVVCTNTAITIRIPSLMVERGLGDAQLSSLVLSIMQLIGILAGVSFSFFISLFKERLLLWSGITFGLGQIVIALSPSLSVMVVGSVVAGFSYSVALTTVFQLLSERIPAKLLNQATSFAVLGCSFGAFTTPFILGAIGLVTQNGMLVFTILGCWLIVTSIFVMYALQKRA from the coding sequence ATGAAACAATATTTAGAACGGGCTAGTATTTTGGCCCTCTCCCTCGTTTTGATTACCTCCTTTTCCATCTCAAGTGCTCTGCCTGCCATGTTTGACTACTATCAAGGCTACTCTAAGGAACAAATCGAGCTCCTGGTCAGTCTTCCTTCTTTTGGGATCATGATTATGCTGGTTTTAAATGGGGTTTTGGAGCGTCTGTTTTCTGAACGTCTTCAGATTAGTCTAGGACTTCTCATCCTCTCTATCGGGGGAACAGCCCCTTTCTGGTATCAGGATTACAACTTTGTCTTTGCAATGCGGATTTTATTTGGCTTGGGTGTTGGGATGATCAATGCCAAGGCCATTTCCATCATCAGCGAACGCTATCATGGAAAGACACGGATCCAGATGTTGGGTCTTCGCGGATCAGCAGAAGTTGTCGGGGCATCGATTTTGACTCTAGTGGTCGGTCAACTCTTATCCTTGGGATGGACTGTGACCTTCTTGGCCTACAGTGCGGGATTTTTAGTATTGATTCTTTATCTGCTCTTTGTCCCTTATGGGAAAGAAAAGAAAGAAACAAAGAAAAAAGAGACCGAAACGACTCGTTTGACAGGACAGATGAAAGGCTTGATTTTTCTATTGGCTGTTGAAGCAGCAGTTGTGGTCTGCACCAATACAGCTATCACCATACGTATTCCTAGTCTGATGGTGGAAAGAGGTCTAGGGGATGCCCAGTTATCGAGCTTGGTTTTAAGTATCATGCAGTTGATTGGTATCTTGGCAGGTGTGAGTTTTTCTTTCTTTATCTCTCTGTTTAAAGAAAGGTTGCTCCTTTGGTCAGGTATCACCTTTGGATTGGGGCAGATTGTGATTGCCTTGTCTCCGTCATTGAGTGTGATGGTAGTTGGAAGTGTTGTGGCAGGTTTTTCTTACAGTGTGGCCTTGACCACTGTCTTTCAGCTTCTTTCTGAAAGAATCCCAGCCAAGCTCCTCAATCAGGCAACATCTTTTGCAGTGCTAGGATGTAGCTTTGGAGCCTTTACGACACCTTTCATTCTTGGGGCGATTGGCTTGGTGACTCAAAACGGTATGTTGGTCTTCACCATTCTAGGTTGCTGGTTGATTGTCACTTCTATCTTTGTTATGTACGCACTGCAAAAGAGAGCTTAG
- a CDS encoding ECF transporter S component — translation MKQTKTTKIALVSLLTALSVVLGYFLKIPTPTGILTLLDAGIFFAAFYFGSREGAVVGGLAGFLIDLLSGYPQWMFFSLINHGLQGFFAGFKGRWQWLGLILATIAMVGGYALGSTLMNGWAAALPEILPNFLQNIVGMVVGFVLSQSIKKIK, via the coding sequence ATGAAGCAAACCAAAACAACTAAAATCGCCCTTGTATCTCTATTAACCGCCCTTTCTGTGGTTTTAGGTTATTTCTTAAAGATTCCAACACCAACAGGCATTCTAACTCTCTTAGATGCGGGTATCTTCTTTGCAGCCTTCTACTTTGGTAGTCGTGAAGGGGCTGTAGTCGGAGGTCTAGCAGGTTTCTTGATTGACCTCTTATCAGGCTACCCCCAGTGGATGTTCTTTAGCTTGATCAACCATGGCTTGCAGGGATTTTTCGCAGGATTTAAAGGAAGATGGCAATGGCTAGGCCTTATCTTAGCTACTATTGCGATGGTAGGAGGCTACGCCTTGGGTTCAACTTTGATGAATGGCTGGGCAGCAGCCCTACCAGAAATCCTACCAAACTTCCTGCAAAATATCGTGGGAATGGTTGTAGGGTTTGTGCTTAGTCAAAGTATTAAGAAAATTAAGTAA
- a CDS encoding class I SAM-dependent methyltransferase, giving the protein MSEAGHKFLAKLGKKRLRPGGKRATDWLIAEGGFSKEKRILEVACNRGTTAIELAQRFGCKITAVDMDGQALEVAKKSAEMAGVGHLIRFERANAMKLPYGDASFDIVINEAMLTMQADQAKKKCVMEYLRVLKPEGLLLTHDVLLKEAKESVRQELSQAIHVNVGPLTQDGWEQVMIESGYRDVKILTGEMTLMKLSGMIYDEGWLGTLKICVNACKKENRKQFLTMYKMFAKNKQKLGFIAMASYKSSNR; this is encoded by the coding sequence ATGTCAGAAGCAGGTCATAAGTTTTTAGCAAAACTGGGGAAAAAACGCTTACGTCCAGGTGGAAAACGTGCTACAGATTGGTTAATTGCGGAAGGAGGATTTTCAAAAGAAAAGAGAATACTAGAAGTTGCGTGCAATAGGGGAACTACAGCAATTGAGTTGGCACAGCGTTTTGGTTGTAAGATAACTGCTGTTGATATGGATGGACAAGCCTTAGAAGTGGCTAAAAAATCTGCTGAAATGGCAGGTGTTGGTCATTTGATTAGATTTGAAAGAGCAAATGCAATGAAACTTCCTTATGGAGATGCTAGTTTTGATATTGTTATAAATGAAGCTATGCTGACTATGCAAGCCGATCAAGCTAAGAAAAAATGTGTAATGGAGTATCTAAGGGTTTTAAAACCTGAAGGTCTTCTTTTGACACATGATGTGCTTCTTAAGGAAGCTAAAGAGTCTGTCAGACAGGAATTGTCACAAGCAATTCATGTAAATGTAGGTCCTTTAACTCAAGATGGTTGGGAACAGGTGATGATAGAATCAGGTTATCGTGATGTGAAAATATTGACTGGTGAAATGACATTAATGAAATTATCAGGTATGATTTATGACGAAGGTTGGCTAGGAACTTTGAAAATTTGCGTAAATGCTTGTAAAAAGGAGAATAGAAAGCAGTTTTTAACTATGTATAAAATGTTTGCTAAGAATAAACAGAAATTGGGCTTTATTGCTATGGCTAGTTATAAATCGTCAAATCGTTAG
- a CDS encoding Dps family protein — MVELKKEAVKDVTTLSKTAPVALAKTKEVLNQAVADLYVAHIALHQVHWYMRGRGFLVWHPKMDEYMDSLDGYLDEISERLITLGGKPYSTLTEFLQHSEIEEEEGEFRNVEESLERVLAIYRYLIALFQKALDVTDEEGDDVTNDIFVGAKAELEKTVWMLAAELGQAPGL; from the coding sequence ATGGTTGAATTGAAAAAAGAAGCAGTAAAAGACGTAACAACATTATCTAAAACAGCGCCAGTAGCATTGGCAAAAACAAAGGAAGTATTGAACCAAGCAGTAGCAGACTTGTATGTGGCTCACATTGCCCTTCACCAAGTTCACTGGTATATGCGTGGTCGTGGTTTCCTCGTATGGCATCCAAAAATGGATGAATACATGGACAGCCTTGATGGCTATCTTGACGAAATCAGTGAACGTTTGATCACTCTTGGTGGCAAACCTTACTCAACTTTGACAGAATTCCTTCAACACAGTGAAATCGAAGAAGAAGAAGGAGAATTCCGTAACGTTGAAGAAAGCTTGGAACGTGTTCTAGCGATTTATCGCTACCTTATCGCTCTTTTCCAAAAAGCTTTGGATGTGACTGATGAAGAAGGCGATGATGTTACAAACGATATCTTTGTTGGTGCTAAGGCTGAACTTGAGAAAACAGTTTGGATGCTTGCAGCAGAACTTGGACAAGCTCCTGGTTTGTAA
- the tpiA gene encoding triose-phosphate isomerase: MSRKPFIAGNWKMNKNPEEAKAFVEAVASKLPSSDLVEAGIAAPALDLTAVLAAAKGSNLKVAAQNCYFENAGAFTGETSPQVLKEIGTDYVVIGHSERRDYFHETDEDINKKAKAIFANGMLPIICCGESLETYEAGKAAEFVGAQVSAALAGLTAEQVAASVIAYEPIWAIGTGKSASQDDAQKMCKVVRDVVAADFGQEVADKVRVQYGGSVKPENVASYMACPDVDGALVGGASLEAESFLALLDFVK, from the coding sequence ATGTCACGTAAACCATTTATCGCTGGTAACTGGAAAATGAACAAAAATCCAGAAGAAGCAAAAGCATTCGTTGAAGCCGTTGCATCAAAACTTCCTTCATCAGACCTTGTTGAAGCAGGTATCGCAGCTCCAGCTCTTGATTTGACAGCTGTTCTTGCTGCTGCTAAAGGTTCAAACCTTAAAGTTGCTGCTCAAAACTGCTACTTTGAAAATGCAGGTGCTTTCACTGGTGAAACTAGCCCACAAGTTTTGAAAGAAATCGGTACTGACTACGTTGTTATCGGTCACTCAGAACGTCGTGACTACTTCCATGAAACTGACGAAGATATCAACAAAAAAGCAAAAGCAATCTTTGCAAACGGTATGCTTCCAATCATCTGTTGTGGTGAGTCACTTGAAACTTACGAAGCTGGTAAAGCTGCTGAATTCGTAGGTGCTCAAGTATCTGCTGCATTGGCTGGATTGACTGCAGAACAAGTTGCTGCATCCGTTATCGCTTATGAGCCAATCTGGGCTATCGGTACTGGTAAATCAGCTTCACAAGACGATGCACAAAAAATGTGTAAAGTTGTTCGTGACGTTGTAGCTGCAGACTTCGGTCAAGAAGTTGCGGACAAAGTTCGTGTTCAATACGGTGGTTCTGTTAAACCTGAAAACGTTGCTTCATACATGGCTTGCCCAGACGTTGACGGTGCCCTTGTTGGTGGTGCGTCACTTGAAGCTGAAAGCTTCTTGGCATTGCTTGATTTTGTAAAATAA
- a CDS encoding zinc ribbon domain-containing protein YjdM, which yields MNNLPNCPKCNSEYVYEDGNLLVCPECAYEWNPAEVAEVEEGVVAIDANGNKLADGDTVTLIKDLKVKGAPKDLKQGTRVKNIRIVEGDHNIDCKIDGFGAMKLKSEFVKKI from the coding sequence ATGAACAACTTACCAAATTGCCCAAAATGTAATTCAGAATATGTCTACGAAGATGGAAATCTTTTGGTATGCCCAGAGTGTGCCTATGAATGGAATCCTGCTGAAGTTGCAGAAGTAGAAGAAGGTGTTGTTGCTATCGATGCAAACGGAAATAAATTGGCTGACGGCGATACTGTAACTCTTATCAAGGATTTGAAAGTAAAAGGTGCGCCAAAGGATTTGAAACAAGGAACTCGCGTTAAAAATATCCGTATCGTAGAAGGTGACCACAACATCGACTGTAAGATTGATGGTTTTGGAGCTATGAAACTCAAGTCAGAATTTGTTAAGAAAATCTAG